One region of Amphiprion ocellaris isolate individual 3 ecotype Okinawa chromosome 9, ASM2253959v1, whole genome shotgun sequence genomic DNA includes:
- the polr3glb gene encoding RNA polymerase III subunit GL b, giving the protein MAARGRSRRTLSFSVDSVGINRGESLPPTLQQPTPVFPVMEQKPLPLTGGEEAEYLLALKQDFRGAMRSLPCFIQPAAALRDVERYSDKYHSSEHTDGLMDWTPDWQRFPRELRIHARKPARDGVSVARSDAQSAQKKKKKKVREKEEVLIKLETLQKKEEQQSEEDDDDDNTEQKKKQEDDDADGDEEYDEEEFEEETDYIMSYFDNGEDFGGDSDDNMDEAIY; this is encoded by the exons ATGGCGGCTCGTGGGCGGAGTCGGAGAACCCTGAGTTTCAGTGTGGACTCAGTCGGAATCAACAGAGGAGAATCTCTGCCTCCAACATTGCAGCAGCCCACACCTGTGTTCCCT GTGATGGAGCAGAAGCCCCTCCCTCTGACAGGTGGGGAGGAGGCTGAGTACCTACTGGCTCTGAAACAGGACTTCAGAGGAGCCATGAGGAGTTTACCGTGTTTCATCCAGCCAGCTGCTGCACTCAGAG atgtggagcGTTACTCCGATAAATACCACAGCAGTGAGCACACAGACGGACTGATGGACTGGACTCCAG ACTGGCAGAGATTCCCCAGAGAGCTGAGAATCCATGCCAGGAAACCTGCCAGAGATG gtgtgtcGGTCGCTCGCTCAGACGCTCAGTCGgctcagaagaagaaaaagaagaaggtcagagagaaggaggaagttCTGATCAAACTGGAG ACTCTGCAGAAGAAGGAAGAGCAGCAGAGCGAAGAGGACGACGACGACGACAAcacagagcagaagaagaagcaggaggaCGACGACGCCGACGGAGACGAGGAGTACGACGAGGAGGAGTTCGAGGAG GAGACCGACTACATCATGTCCTACTTCGATAACGGAGAAGACTTCGGAGGAGACAGCGACGACAACATGGATGAGGCTATTTACTGA
- the LOC111588050 gene encoding thioredoxin-interacting protein-like, whose translation MVLTAGSRLQLFQLQFSDAGRSFYSSGDKLSGSVQLQAAQPCRLSGLRVTAAGCARVEHRGGKNRKNRSQEVEYLKYEEELRLEEELSTDSDGCFLLPANKTFSFQFGFELPPPGRLVSSFKGKFGSVRYYVRAELQRPSQHALQCEKEFEVEEPLDVNQADLLAPAAASKQKKVTCMFIPDGQVSITAQIDRKGFCEGEDISINAKFENTCSRIVVPKAAIIAKHSYVVNGSTKVLRQKLSAVRGNHIISGMCDMWQGKTIRVPKLKPTLLGCDIIRVDYALMIYLHIPGSEKLVLELPLVIGTIPFSGVGSRTSSMSSQAGSMSSWSSFPSAPPSYSNIHRDLRVDGPRTPLLHDYDDGDDDDEGGLFMRAPEVQYQPPPAYREVDDDSVSPPQAVQVF comes from the exons ATGGTTCTGACAGCGGGTTCCCGGCTGCAGCTCTTTCAGCTGCAGTTCTCGGATGCCGGACGCTCCTTCTACAGCAGCGGGGACAAACTGAGCGGCTCCGTGCAGCTTCAGGCGGCGCAGCCCTGCAGGCTCTCCGGCCTCCGGGTCACCGCCGCCGGCTGCGCCCGCGTCGAACACCGCGGCGGAAAGAACCGGAAGAACCGCAGCCAGGAGGTGGAATACCTGAAGTATGAGGAGGAGCTGcggctggaggaggagctgagcACAG ACTCTGACGGCTGCTTCCTGCTGCCAGCAAACAAAACCTTCAGCTTCCAGTTCGGCTTCGAGCTGCCACCGCCGGG gcgTCTGGTTTCGTCCTTCAAAGGGAAGTTTGGTTCAGTGCGTTACTACGTGAGGGCGGAGCTTCAGAGGCCCTCCCAGCATGCTTTGCAGTGTGAGAAGGAGTTTGAAGTGGAGGAGCCGCTGGACGTGAACCAGGCCGACCTGCTG gcTCCGGCTGCAGCCTCCAAACAGAAGAAGGTCACCTGCATGTTCATTCCCGACGGTCAGGTGTCCATCACGGCTCAGATCGACAGGAAGGGGTTCTGCGAGGGCGAAGACATCAGCATCAACGCCAAGTTCGAGAACACGTGTTCACGGATCGTGGTACCGAAGGCCGCCATCATCGCCAAGCACTCGTACGTGGTGAACGGATCCACCAAG GTTCTGCGTCAGAAGCTGTCGGCAGTTCGAGGGAACCACATCATCTCCGGGATGTGTGACATGTGGCAGGGAAAAACCATCAGGGTCCCCAAACTGAAGCCCACGCTGCTCGGCTGTGACATCATCAGGGTGGACTATGCCCTCATG ATCTACCTGCACATCCCCGGCAGCGAGAAGCTGGTTCTGGAGCTGCCGCTGGTCATCGGTACCATCCCGTTCAGTGGCGTTGgcagcagaaccagcagcatGAGCAGCCAGGCCGGGTCCATGAGCAGCTGGTCCTCCTTCCCCTCGGCGCCGCCCAGTTACAGCAACATCCACAGAGACCTGCGGGTCGACGGTCCCAGAACACCGCTGCTGCATGACTACGACGACGGTGATGATGACGATGAGGGCGGCCTCTTCATGAGGGCGCCGGAGGTCCAATACCAACCTCCCCCGGCTTACAGAGAG GTAGATGACGACTCCGTCAGCCCTCCTCAGGCAGTTCAGGTGTTCTGA